The Risungbinella massiliensis sequence CATTAGTAACAGAAGGTCAAAAAGTGTCGAAAGGTATGATCATTGCTCAAATCATCGGGTCAACACAAGCGATTCTAACAGCAGAACGAGTCGCTCTTAATCTGCTTCAGCGGATGTCAGGAATTGCAACTTTGACAAGAGATTTGGTAGATCAGATAGAAGGAAGTAATTGTCATATTTTAGATACCAGAAAGACAACTCCGGGATTGCGTCAGTTAGAAAAATATGCAGTTCGTATGGGAGGAGGAACCAATCATCGCTTTGGTCTAAGCCATGGTGTGATGCTCAAAGACAATCACATTGCATTTGCTGGCAATTTATCGAAAGCAGTAGAAAAAGTTCGGCAGCAAGTAGGTCACATGGTACAAATCGAAGTAGAGGTTGATACTTTAGAGCAATTGTCAGAAGTACTCAAGCTAGATGTTAATGCGATTCTCTTAGATAACATGGAACCTGACATATTAAAGAAAGCAGTAAAAATGATAAACGGAAAAGTATGGGTAGAAGCATCAGGTGGGATTACCCCTGAAACCATTCGTTCAGTTGCAGAAACAGGAGTTAATGCGATTTCGCTTGGTTGGTTGACTCATTCTGCAAAAGCGCTTGATATTAGCTTAGATTTCGAAATGGAAATGGGAGATAAATAATGGCCATTGATATTTTTAGCCAAATGCCAAGCCAGTTACCAGAACAATACCGTATTTTATCAAGTGAAGAGTTGGATGAGCGGATTGTTCGTGCCAAAGAAATCCTGGGTAAAGATTTGGTGATTTTGGGTCACCATTATCAGCGAGATGATGTGATTCAATATGCTGATTTCCGTGGGGATTCACTAAAGCTTTCTCGCGTTGGAGCAGAACAAAAAGAAGCGAAATATATTATATTTTGTGGAGTTCATTTCATGGCGGAAACTGCTGATACACTGGCTCAAAAGGAGCAAATTGTGATTTTGCCAGACTTAAAAGCAGGGTGTTCCATGGCGGATATGGCGGACATTGAAGATGTAGAAGAGTCTTGGGAAGTGTTACAAGACGAATTTGGCGATACGATCATTCCTGTCACTTATGTGAACTCTACTGCAGCAATCAAAGCATTTGTCGGTCGTCACGGCGGTACTACCTGTACTTCTTCCAATGCTAGAGAAGTGTTGGCATGGGCATTTCAACAGAAGAAGCGAATCCTTTTTCTACCTGATCAGCATTTAGGGAGAAATACCGCTTATAAAATGGGAATTCCTCTTGAGCAGATGGTCATCTGGAGCCCAGGGAGCGGAGAATTGGAAGAGGTAAACTGTGAACTAGGAGAAGTACAGATGATTCTCTGGAAAGGGTATTGCAGTGTCCATCAAAAGTTTACTCCTGAACAAGTGTATCGTGTGCGTGAGCGTGACCCAGAGATGAAAGTGATTGTTCATCCAGAATGTTCACATGAAGTAGTACGTTTAGCAGATTGTGATGGTTCTACTGATTATATTATCAAAATGATTGCGGCTGCTCCTGCTGGGAGCAAATGGGCAGTTGGCACAGAAGTAAACCTAGTACAACGTTTAGCACAAGAACATCCAGAGCAACATATCGAACTATTGAGCACCACCATGTGCCCCTGTCTCACCATGAATCGTATTGATCGTCCTCATTTACTGTGGACTCTTGAAAGTATCCTAGATGGGAACCCAATTAACCAAATTGAAGTGAATGATGAAACGATATACTGGTCGAAAAAGGCACTGGATCGTATGATGGCTGTTTCATAAAGAAAAAACTGTATTTATAAAAAGCATGTTGCATATTAGCCCAAAGCCAGAGGTATTCTCCTTTTGAGATGCGACTATGAGTGATAGGGAGCTGGAGCAGATCCCTCAGGACAAGCAGGATAAGCAGGGCAAGCGGAAGTGGGAAAACCGGTGGCGCGCCTACTTTTAATTTAGATTAATGCAACAAGCTAATAAAAATAAACACAGGTCGAGGCTGCTGACACTGCTTGAAAAAAGCAGATTAGTAGCCATTTTTTTATGAAGAAAATTATTATTTGTAGAATCGGTCATTGTTAGGTTTTGAAAGTGGGATGTGGGAGTAAATTTGGTTGTGGTGACTTCATTACTACAAGTTTTAGACTAGTGTATCTAGGTGACTTTGGATAATCCATTAGAGCAGTAGCACTTATTTTTTGGGGACTCAGTGGAGTTGGTAATGGCATAGGATAAGAATAGAAAGGATGGATGTGTGATGAATGAGCAGATCTACAAAGATACTGCAAAAGCGATTAACCAAGAATTAGGTAGGAAAGCGGTGAGTGTGGAGTACTTAATGAAGCTAGTTCAGGAAGCTAAAAAAGTACGAAGAACGAGAGGGACACAAGGACTAATTGAGTTTGGATCAAAGTTACCAACAAAGCTTTTTTCAGAAAATGAAATAAACAAGTTACAACGATCCCCCCAATACCGGTCTACCATGTCCAAAATGGTGGATCTCTTGGTATATGAAAGTGTAATCAATCCTTTTGAAGCGATGCTTCTCAAACGGTATATATAAAATGGGTTAGTTTTAGGTAAACATATATTGTCTAATATGATGGTACCTATCCAATTCATTTGTCTTTAAAATAGAAAGAAATCTACTTTGACAAGTATAAAATCATATGTTACGATCGTCACA is a genomic window containing:
- the nadC gene encoding carboxylating nicotinate-nucleotide diphosphorylase produces the protein MNQVELRRFIREALNEDIGAGDLTTECLVPANHQSSAYLMVKQDGVIAGLSVVAQVFQELDTQVVCTPLVTEGQKVSKGMIIAQIIGSTQAILTAERVALNLLQRMSGIATLTRDLVDQIEGSNCHILDTRKTTPGLRQLEKYAVRMGGGTNHRFGLSHGVMLKDNHIAFAGNLSKAVEKVRQQVGHMVQIEVEVDTLEQLSEVLKLDVNAILLDNMEPDILKKAVKMINGKVWVEASGGITPETIRSVAETGVNAISLGWLTHSAKALDISLDFEMEMGDK
- the nadA gene encoding quinolinate synthase NadA translates to MMAIDIFSQMPSQLPEQYRILSSEELDERIVRAKEILGKDLVILGHHYQRDDVIQYADFRGDSLKLSRVGAEQKEAKYIIFCGVHFMAETADTLAQKEQIVILPDLKAGCSMADMADIEDVEESWEVLQDEFGDTIIPVTYVNSTAAIKAFVGRHGGTTCTSSNAREVLAWAFQQKKRILFLPDQHLGRNTAYKMGIPLEQMVIWSPGSGELEEVNCELGEVQMILWKGYCSVHQKFTPEQVYRVRERDPEMKVIVHPECSHEVVRLADCDGSTDYIIKMIAAAPAGSKWAVGTEVNLVQRLAQEHPEQHIELLSTTMCPCLTMNRIDRPHLLWTLESILDGNPINQIEVNDETIYWSKKALDRMMAVS